The Acidimicrobiia bacterium genomic sequence CACAGCCGGTCGTAGCGCGCGAGCACGTCCGACAACAGCGTGGCGAGCGCGCGGCGACCGCGCGCGTCGAGGTCGGGCAACCCGCCGATGTGCGTGCGCGGCGCGAGCCGCAAACCGTAGGAGTACGCCGACGCGTACGGCACCCACGCGATCCACTCGCCGTCGTCGTACACGACGCGACTCGCGTCCGCGGTCTCCGACGCGACCTCCGCGCACACCGGGCAGCCGCCGCGTGACGCGGCCGCGGCCATCTCGCGCGCCGGCGTCGGCGGCACGAAGGGATAGCCGTAGATCTGACCGTGCGGGTGGTGGATCGTCGAGCCGACCGCGGCGCCCCGGTTTTCGAACACGAGCACGTATTCGATCTCGGGACGCGCAAGGAGCGCTGCCGTGCGCTCGGACCAGAGCTCCACGACGCGCGTCACGGCATCCACCTGCATCGTCGCGAGTGACGCAGTGTGATCGGGCGAGAAGAGCACGACCTCGGCCGCGCCGCGCGCTTCCACTCGTCGACCCGAGGCGACCGCGTCGATCTGCGGACCGGGGACGAGCGGCGGCCAGCGATTCGGGAACGCGAGCACGTCGTAGACCTCGGGCGCCTCGAGCCCGCCGACGCAGAACGGGCAACCGCTCGCGGGCAGGTTCGGACGGCCTTGCCGGTGCGCGGCGATGAGCACCCACTCGCCGGAGAGCGCGTCGAACCGCAGCTCGTGGGTCTCCGCGTCGGCGGGTGCGCCGTCCGCCGACGATTGGCCCTCGTCGCGTGCCATCACGTCATACTGCCTCGGTGACGCCGACCATCCGGGCCCTGCGCGCCGACGACGTCGTGCCGCTCGCGGCCACGGAAGCACGCGCGTTCTTCGACGACCCGCTGCAGGAATGGGTGTTCCCCGACGCGTCGACGCGGCTCGACATCCTGCGCCGCATGTTCGAGATCACGATCCGCGAGATGTCGCTGCCGCTCGGCGAGTCGTACACCGACGACAGCCGGTCGGTCGCCGCGCTGTGGGCGCCGCCCGGGCGCTGGTTCGTGGTGCCCGAGCCCGGCTCCGACCTCGAGACGATGGGATCGATCGTCGGTGACCGCATGCAGTGGATGCGCGACTGCTGGGAGGCGATGTTCGGCGTGCATCCCGAGGAGCCGCACTTCTACCTGTCGGGCCTCGGCACCGACCCGCCGATGCAGGGTCGGGGCTACGGGTCGGCCGCGCTCGCGCCGGTGCTCGCGCGCTGCGACGCGGAAGGTATCCCCGCGTACCTCGAGAGCACGAAGGAGAAGAACGTGCGCTTCTACGAGCACCACGGCTTCGTGGTGACGCGCACGCTCGCGATCCCGCACGACGGTCCGAGACTCTGGGCGATGTGGAGAGATCCGCGACCGGTGGAGCGATCGCAACCGCCGAGCTGAACCGACGAGACCACGAAGCGCACGCGAGCGCGACCGTGTGATCAGCCGAGCTGAGGGAGCACTTCGCTCGCGAAGCGCTCGAGCCCGTCGTGGTCGAACGGCGCGCGCATCGCGAGGATGACCCAATCGGCACCCGCGTCCGCGTACGCGCCGACGCGGTCGACCATCTCCTGCACGCTGCCGGTCAGCACGCCCGGTTTCACGTACTCGGCGAGCTTCCCGAACTGGCGGCTCAGCTCCTCGTCGGTGAAGGCCATGCCGACGTTCGCGCCGCGCTCGATCGTCGACGGATCACGGCCGAGTCGCTCGCAGTGCGCGTCGAGCACTTCCGACTTGTGCGCCCACGCGTCGGGTGCCGTGAACGGCACGTTCCACCCGTCGGCGTACTGCGCGGCGAGGCGCAACGTGACCTTCTCGCCGCCGCCACCGACCCAGATCGGCAGGGGCGTCTGCAACGGCTTCGGTTCGCACTGCGCGTCGGTGAGCGTGAAGTGCTCGCCCGCGAAGTCGGTGCGCGTGTCGCGCAGCAGCCCGCGGATGCAGACGAGGCTCTCTTCGAGGATCTTCAGCCGCGCGCCGGCCGACGGGTACGGGATGCCGTACGCGTCGTACTCGAGCTGCGCCCAGCCCGCGCCCATGCCGAGCGTGACGCGCCCGCCCGACAGCTCGTCGAGCGTCGCCATCGCGTTCGCGAGCACGGCCG encodes the following:
- a CDS encoding TIGR03560 family F420-dependent LLM class oxidoreductase codes for the protein MTVRFGVHTGLQNTSLRELTPMWKRIEELGFDWISIWDHFYAADNTGDPSCLEAIVSHAALAAATERVRCGSLVYCAGYRHPAVLANAMATLDELSGGRVTLGMGAGWAQLEYDAYGIPYPSAGARLKILEESLVCIRGLLRDTRTDFAGEHFTLTDAQCEPKPLQTPLPIWVGGGGEKVTLRLAAQYADGWNVPFTAPDAWAHKSEVLDAHCERLGRDPSTIERGANVGMAFTDEELSRQFGKLAEYVKPGVLTGSVQEMVDRVGAYADAGADWVILAMRAPFDHDGLERFASEVLPQLG
- a CDS encoding GNAT family N-acetyltransferase, encoding MTPTIRALRADDVVPLAATEARAFFDDPLQEWVFPDASTRLDILRRMFEITIREMSLPLGESYTDDSRSVAALWAPPGRWFVVPEPGSDLETMGSIVGDRMQWMRDCWEAMFGVHPEEPHFYLSGLGTDPPMQGRGYGSAALAPVLARCDAEGIPAYLESTKEKNVRFYEHHGFVVTRTLAIPHDGPRLWAMWRDPRPVERSQPPS
- the galT gene encoding galactose-1-phosphate uridylyltransferase; protein product: MARDEGQSSADGAPADAETHELRFDALSGEWVLIAAHRQGRPNLPASGCPFCVGGLEAPEVYDVLAFPNRWPPLVPGPQIDAVASGRRVEARGAAEVVLFSPDHTASLATMQVDAVTRVVELWSERTAALLARPEIEYVLVFENRGAAVGSTIHHPHGQIYGYPFVPPTPAREMAAAASRGGCPVCAEVASETADASRVVYDDGEWIAWVPYASAYSYGLRLAPRTHIGGLPDLDARGRRALATLLSDVLARYDRLWERAPADGPFPYLMWFHQAPAHHDGEYHLHAHIAPPLRAPGVLRYVASGEVGGGLLANPVSPEAAAGALRAAGSR